One window of Aspergillus oryzae RIB40 DNA, chromosome 3 genomic DNA carries:
- a CDS encoding Mob1/phocein family protein (cell cycle-associated protein Mob1-1): MASFITTINARTRAPFKPRSAAKGTSSYQLRQFAEATLGSGSLRKAVMLPEGEDLNEWLAVNVVDFYNQINLLYGSITEFCSPQSCPEMKATDECVTFLGIVRITADTRDRFEYLWQDSEHFKRPTKMSAPEYIEHLMSWVQSNIDNEQMFPSRLGVPFPKAFTSLIRQIFKRLYRVYAHIYCHHYPVIVHLGLEPHLNTSFKHYVLFIDEHRLASGKDFWGPLGDLVESMLRSD; encoded by the exons atggcttcATTCATCACCACCAT CAATGCGCGCACACGAGCGCCGTTTAAGCCACGATCGGCGGCCAAAGGCACGAGCAGTTACCAGTTGAGACAGTTCGCAGAGGCGACATTGGGGAGTGGGAGTCTCAGAAAGGCTGTGATGCTTCCTGAAGGAGAGGACTTGAATGAGTGGCTAGCAGTTAATG TGGTGGATTTCTACAATCAGATCAATCTTCTCTATGGTTCTATTACAGAGTTTTGTTCGCCTCAGTCATGCCCGGAGATGAAAGCCACAGACGAGTGCGTAACCTTCCTGGGAATTGTCCGGATTACGGCTGACACGAGAGACAGATTTGAGTACCTTTGGCAAGACTCAGAACACTTTAAGCGGCCAACGAAGATGTCTGCTCCGGAGTACATCGAACACCTGATGAGCTGGGTTCAGAGTAATATTGATAATGAACAAATGTTTCCCAGCCGACTGG GTGTTCCGTTCCCCAAAGCCTTTACCAGCCTCATCCGTCAGATCTTCAAGCGGTTATACCGGGTATACGCACACATCTACTGCCACCATTACCCTGTCATCGTGCATCTGGGACTCGAACCGCATCTGAATACAAGCTTCAAACACTACGTGCTGTTTATCGACGAGCATCGGCTGGCGAGCGGCAAAGACTTCTGGGGTCCGCTGGGGGATCTGGTTGAAAGCATGTTGCGGAGCGATTAA
- a CDS encoding WD40 repeat domain-containing protein (WD40 repeat protein) yields MAHNSLNVKGKAVGAASSLRITPTNSPGLRPPRTPNKSPQHQATLSLQTVIGTTTTTPHGFSSHDQSKSFAICAGSAAILAELDEAGNVNQRFFRARPSASSVHPVTSFYHQSTPPSTPDTRARPLSGVKPTAHSAIPNGSPANELAESNSSRAWSSRERVKAVTSVSISPNGRFLAVGETGYGPRVLIYSTAKDAPSDVPLSILTEHTFGVRGLAFSSDSQYLATLGDTNDGFLFVWSVSLKSGAAKLHLTNKCTSSIRDMCFMGQTLITVGVRHVKVWRLPEARPASPTKTRHNMESAPSSPSFAPRALSGRNCLLGSLAESTFTSVASISDREAVIGTDTGALCFLSDAEGSQKLTLVENVGFSITSLMLDSDRSCVWAGGRGRRMQRFPFEVLRSSAAPLSPGLSEASSEEHKCKGPAITCMGSLTTHMVTVDTTRAIHIYPFDAMEDEQSHVETTMPAHRDAVLGIGRLKVPNDLEADFFTWSCRGTINFWDTHGKCRDSRVIPLEEVPGVDEESSNELRVVRTSDGTNVFVSGDKLGVLRVLERQSWKCLDQVRAHGAEVTDIALSAAFDSCLIASCGRDRMVQLFQITEHRLKLVQTMDDHVGAVGKVLFINDGENLLSCSADRTVLIRERVTREADDGISIAYMISKVITLKSSPVSMALSADDADVLVISTADRCIHQYEIPSGRHLNSIRAVDSDSNDAVVMGALTVAGEILGHSPKLLIGVASTDKSIRVYDLDRGVLLTGEFGHTEGVSDVQLLERNPDPSSRTVVRTLISSGIDGVVMMWNISVQPLQAQEITRTTSKEDDEGAKEMTLTRPPIRKILSKNELAEFRHEHGTGASTPTREQSPPLIRKLSKLSLAPSSTKNGDTTPATPTPASARPSSRLERSRRTPSPPSPKSTPAKKTSHLSHNNHRSPLDIRSRTRYGGKTEFGSLNMSTEQVCRTLRAYRKKLNGTKENLPSQKDLERELGLTLRALHSRTKGCDGTETETDSSGKENENLNTGVTSVRNLDIQVPPSPPNLSQKQSTPSSRSHSTEGDVEG; encoded by the exons ATGGCGCACAACTCGTTGAACGTGAAAGGCAAAGCAGTTGGCGCAGCCTCGTCCCTCCGAATCACTCCTACCAATTCTCCAGGCTTAAGACCCCCGCGGACTCCCAACAAATCGCCGCAACACCAGGCAACTTTATCCCTACAGACTGTGATCGGGACGACTACAACTACTCCCCATGGATTTTCCAGTCACGACCAGAGCAAATCGTTTGCCATTTGCGCTGGTTCAGCAGCCATCCTAGCTGAATTAGACGAGGCGGGCAATGTGAATCAACGCTTCTTCCGAGCACGCCCCTCCGCCTCGAGCGTCCACCCCGTCACTTCGTTCTACCATCAATCTACTCCTCCAAGCACGCCAGATACTCGCGCCAGGCCGTTATCGGGCGTTAAACCCACGGCGCATAGCGCCATTCCCAACGGCTCACCGGCGAATGAATTGGCAGAGAGTAACAGCAGCCGCGCCTGGTCCTCACGAGAAAGAGTAAAAGCAGTCACAAGCGTTTCCATTAGCCCAAATGGGAGATTCCTTGCTGTGGGCGAG ACTGGATATGGGCCCAGAGTCTTGATCTACTCAACCGCAAAAGACGCCCCTTCAGACGTTCCACTGTCAATCCTTACTGAACATACCTTCGGAGTCCGCGGGCTTGCTTTTAGCAGTGACTCACAATACCTAGCTACGCTTGGTGACACCAATGACGGCtttctgtttgtttggtCAGTCAGTCTGAAAAGCGGCGCCGCAAAGCTCCATTTAACCAACAAATGCACGTCTTCGATACGGGACATGTGCTTCATGGGCCAAACTTTGATCAC GGTGGGAGTTCGACACGTCAAAGTCTGGAGACTGCCAGAAGCAAGACCAGCATCGCCTACTAAGACTCGTCATAACATGGAATCCGCCCCTAGTTCGCCTAGTTTTGCTCCGCGAGCGCtatctggaagaaactgTTTACTGGGGTCTTTGGCAGAGAGCACGTTTACAAGCGTGGCAAGTATTTCTGACCGTGAAGCCGTGATAGGCACCGATACGGGTGCACTGTGTTTTCTCAGTGATGCAGAGGGTTCTCAAAAATTAACTCTGGTAGAGAACGTGGGTTTCAGCATCACCTCCTTGATGCTGGACTCGGATCGTTCCTGTGTATGGGCTGGCGGTCGAGGCAGGCGAATGCAGAGATTCCCATTTGAGGTTCTACGATCATCTGCTGCCCCCTTATCGCCCGGCCTTTCTGAAGCTTCCTCCGAGGAACATAAATGTAAAGGGCCTGCTATCACATGCATGGGATCTCTGACGACCCATATGGTTACAGTTGATACGACCAGAGCCATCCATATCTACCCGTTTGATGCTATGGAGGATGAACAGAGCCATGTGGAGACCACTATGCCTGCTCATCGAGATGCTGTGCTTGGGATCGGCCGATTGAAAGTACCGAATGACTTGGAGGCCGACTTCTTCACGTGGTCATGTAGGGGCACAATAAACTTCTGGGACACTCATGGCAAGTGCCGGGATTCTCGAGTCATCCCTTTGGAGGAAGTTCCGGGTGTAGATGAAGAATCCTCAAATGAATTGAGGGTGGTGAGGACCAGTGATGGGACGAATGTGTTCGTTTCTGGCGATAAACTCGGTGTGTTACGAGTGCTAGAAAGACAATCTTGGAAGTGCCTGGATCAAGTCCGAGCTCATGGAGCCGAAGTCACTGATATTGCGCTGAGCGCAGCTTTCGACTCTTGTCTCATCGCCAGTTGCGGTCGTGACCGCATGGTACAGCTTTTCCAGATAACGGAACACCGCCTAAAGTTAGTCCAAACGATGGATGACCACGTAGGCGCTGTGGGGAAGGTTCTTTTTATTAACGATGGTGAAAACCTTCTCTCATGCTCTGCTGATCGCACAGTACTGATCAGGGAACGTGTTACCCGGGAGGCCGATGACGGTATTTCTATTGCTTACATGATTTCCAAAGTCATAACATTGAAATCATCCCCGGTGTCTATGGCCTTGTCCGCAGATGACGCAGATGTCCTTGTTATATCCACTGCAGACCGATGTATACACCAATATGAGATCCCGTCCGGTCGCCATCTGAACTCTATCCGAGCTGTCGATTCCGATTCAAATGATGCGGTGGTAATGGGTGCATTGACAGTAGCTGGGGAAATCTTGGGACACAGTCCTAAGCTACTAATAGGAGTGGCCAGCACTGATAAGTCGATACGTGTCTATGACTTGGACCGAGGTGTATTGCTCACTGGCGAATTCGGCCATACCGAGGGTGTCAGTGATGTGCAGTTGCTGGAAAGGAACCCTGATCCGTCCAGCCGAACCGTTGTACGCACATTGATAAGCTCAGGCATTGATGGTGTTGTGATGATGTGGAACATTTCGGTGCAGCCCCTCCAAGCGCAAGAAATCACAAGAACCACGTCaaaggaagacgatgagggtGCCAAGGAGATGACCCTTACCAGACCTCCTATACGGAAGATCTTATCTAAGAATGAGCTTGCCGAATTTCGACATGAGCATGGGACAGGGGCCTCCACCCCGACGCGTGAGCAATCTCCGCCGCTCATACGTAAACTGTCAAAACTTTCTCTTGCGCCCTCATCTACTAAGAATGGAGATACTACCCCAGCGACACCGACACCAGCATCAGCACGCCCCAGCTCGCGATTAGAGAGGTCGCGTAGGACACCGTCACCTCCCAGTCCCAAGTCAACCCCCGCGAAAAAGACCAGCCACCTAAGCCACAACAATCACCGCTCACCACTAGACATTCGATCCCGTACTAGGTACGGCGGGAAGACTGAGTTTGGCAGCCTTAATATGTCTACCGAACAAGTGTGCCGTACACTGCGAGCTTACAGAAAGAAACTTAATGGGACCAAGGAGAATCTGCCCTCTCAAAAAGACCTGGAGCGGGAACTCGGTCTTACGCTACGCGCTTTACATTCTCGAACAAAAGGCTGTGACGGCACTGAAACGGAGACCGACAGTagcgggaaagaaaatgagaactTGAACACAGGAGTAACCTCGGTTCGTAATCTCGATATTCAGGTCCCTCCTTCACCTCCTAACTTGAGTCAGAAGCAATCCACGCCTTCTTCCAGGAGTCACTCGACTGAAGGAGATGTGGAGGGATGA
- the rrg9 gene encoding mitochondrial ribosome assembly protein RRG9 (predicted protein) yields MAVFCASSARLALPTLLRNIYRSEFASELHSSRPVSLRQVSYSHNRFNNGRSFASLSRLLASQSGSHMNPQPSSQPIITESSSEQLDAAEDGSIVGAPTKDAAVNRDRRDPDKPTRKTKKAKFASSQTEPDATSAKSSRDKKHVRSDRASPDYKPKKKKEPWQIQKDALKKKFKEGWNPSKKLSPDALEGIRHLHAVAPDKFTTPVLAEQFQVSPEAIRRILKSKWRPSETEMEDRRKRWEKRHDRIWSHLSELGLRPKTKRTEALDDSNILYGKGEEGNKPSE; encoded by the coding sequence ATGGCAGTCTTCTGTGCTAGCTCTGCTAGACTAGCTCTACCTACCCTTCTGCGCAACATTTATCGCTCCGAGTTTGCCTCTGAGCTTCATTCCTCCCGCCCCGTCTCTCTGCGCCAGGTGTCTTACTCCCATAACCGTTTCAACAATGGCCGGAGCTTTGCTTCCCTCTCGAGGCTACTTGCTTCCCAATCAGGATCGCACATGAACCCACAACCATCTTCGCAACCGATCATCACAGAATCAAGTTCAGAACAGCTAGATGCCGCTGAGGACGGTTCTATTGTTGGAGCTCCTACAAAAGATGCAGCAGTCAATCGTGATCGGCGGGACCCAGATAAACCTAcgagaaagacgaagaaggcgaagTTTGCCTCATCACAAACAGAACCTGATGCAACCTCAGCTAAATCCTCTCGCGATAAGAAACATGTACGCAGTGACCGAGCCTCCCCGGATTACAaacccaagaagaaaaaagagcCTTGGCAAATCCAAAAagatgccttgaagaagaaattcaaggaGGGATGGAATCCATCTAAAAAGCTTTCGCCCGACGCTCTTGAGGGTATCCGCCACTTACATGCCGTAGCTCCGGACAAGTTTACGACTCCTGTCCTTGCCGAGCAATTCCAGGTATCACCGGAAGCTATCAGACGTATTTTAAAAAGCAAATGGCGTCCTTCCGAGACAGAAATGGAAGACCGGCGCAAGCGATGGGAGAAGCGGCATGATCGAATCTGGAGTCATCTATCGGAGCTAGGTCTCCGACCGAAAACAAAACGCACAGAGGCCTTAGACGATTCAAACATACTGTATGGTAAGGGCGAAGAAGGCAACAAACCGTCGGAGTAA
- a CDS encoding uncharacterized protein (predicted inosine-uridine preferring nucleoside hydrolase), producing the protein MWPTRSLSSLFFLSLALGSPVSQTEKRYAILDNDWGAVSFLPFLIALKNDVQVLGLVSDTANSWQRQCAYHALANLEVGNLSCIPVYAGATYPLINTPERFQAWESVHGKLPWEGAFALENATAEALGNDPTSGDPNRIVKPAFIEGFPTTKINHSTSAANFMVEMVHKYPHQVSIYSAGALTNVALAVRMDSDFASLAKELVIMGGYVDVNMYQVTGDYLQADINSDINLMVDPEAAKIALNAEFPEIVIAGNVANQVQSTQEYLDEVYTVKNEYTKLFHDHYGTEFPFWDETAAALMVDRSLATNTTTAYIDVDISYGSPNYGNIHVYQAMLKPPGVRNITYVNRIDGKPEWISIHFLHQRQYHSLNSSTYTVNKPSPTFLNKYICFARISSCFGFTLGQELS; encoded by the exons ATGTGGCCGActcgctctctttcttctttgttctttctttccctggcCCTGGGCTCACCTGTCAGCCAAACTGAAAAAAGATATGCTATCCTGGATAACGACTGGGGGGCAGTCAgctttcttccatttttGATCGCTCTCAAGAACGACGTCCAGGTTCTGGGGTTAGTCTCTG ACACGGCCAATTCGTGGCAGCGTCAATGCGCATATCATGCGCTAGCCAACCTAGAGGTCGGGAACCTCAGCTGCATACCAGTCTATGCGGGCGCCACCTATCCCTTAATCAATACACCAGAGCGTTTCCAGGCATGGGAAAGCGTGCATGGCAAACTCCCCTGGGAGGGCGCTTTCGCTCTAGAGAATGCAACAGCAGAAGCACTCGGTAATGACCCAACATCAGGGGATCCAAATCGGATCGTCAAGCCCGCATTTATTGAGGGATTTCCAACTACTAAGATTAACCACTCCACATCTGCTGCAAACTTCATGGTTGAAATGGTCCACAAATATCCGCATCAAGTCTCCATCTACTCCGCCGGAGCATTGACCAACGTCGCCTTAGCAGTGCGAATGGATTCCGATTTCGCTTCCCTGGCTAAGGAACTGGTCATCATGGGAGGATACGTGGATGTGAACATGTATCAGGTCACAGGTGATTATTTGCAGGCGGACATCAACTCCGAT ATCAACCTGATGGTCGACCCGGAAGCTGCGAAGATTGCTCTCAATGCAGAGTTCCCCGAGATCGTTATTGCCGGAAACGTGGCCAATCAGGtgcagtcgacacaagaGTACCTCGATGAGGTCTACACGGTCAAGAATGAGTATACCAAGCTCTTCCATGATCACTATGGCACTGAATTTCCTTTCTGGGACGAGACTGCGGCCGCCCTCATGGTTGACCGGTCTCTTGCTACTAACACCACTACTG CCTATATCGATGTCGATATCTCTTATGGAAGTCCTAATTACGGAAACATCCATGTCTACCAGGCCATGTTAAAGCCACCGGGTGTGCGCAACATCACCTATGTCAACCGTATCGATG GCAAGCCCGAATGGATAAGCATTCATTTTCTACATCAACGCCAATATCACTCTCTTAACTCTAGTACTTACACGGTGAACAAACCGAGCCCTACGTTCTTAAACAAATATATCTGCTTTGCTCGAATATCTTCGTGCTTTGGATTTACACTAGGACAAGAACTCTCATAG
- a CDS encoding F1F0 ATP synthase subunit 5 (mitochondrial F1F0-ATP synthase, subunit OSCP/ATP5), which produces MMPTRFARAGLRATQQFSVPRTAAVNGLRTYATPAQEVKPPVSLYGVDGTYATALFTASAKSANLEQTSKALSALGEVLKADRKLTGLISAPTLTASDKSQIVQELQKLTGDKGDIVKNFLETLAENNRLGLLEGVCEKFATLMGAHRGEIDLNITSAQELDKKTLNRLEKAVSQSHFSQGKKLKVVTKVNPDLVGGLVVEIGDRTIDLSVSSKIAKLNKALTDAL; this is translated from the exons ATGATGCCCACTCGGTTCGCCCGCGCCGGCCTGCGTGCCACCCAGCAGTTCTCCGTTCCTCGCACTGCCGCTGTCAACGGCCTGAGGACCTACGCTACCCCGGCCCAGGAGGTCAAGCCTCCTGTGTCTCTGTACGGTGTTGACGGAACCTATGCTACTGCTCTG TTCACTGCCTCCGCCAAGTCCGCCAACCTTGAGCAGACCTCCAAGGCCCTCTCCGCTCTCGGCGAGGTCCTCAAGGCCGACCGCAAGTTGACCGGTCTCATCTCCGCTCCCACCCTGACTGCCTCCGACAAGTCCCAGATCGTCCAGGAGCTCCAGAAGCTCACCGGTGACAAGGGTGACATTGTCAAGAACTTCCTTGAGACCCTCGCTGAGAACAACCGCCTGGGTCTGTTGGAGGGTGTCTGTGAGAAGTTTGCGACTCTGATGGGTGCTCACCGTGGTGAGATCGACCTGAACATCACCAGCGCTCAG GAGCTTGACAAGAAGACCCTCAACCGTCTTGAGAAGGCCGTCTCCCAGTCCCACTTCAGCCAgggcaagaagctcaaggttgtcACCAAG GTCAACCCTGACCTCGTCGGTGGACTTGTTGTTGAGATCGGTGACCGCACCATCGACCTCAGCGTTTCCTCCAAGATCgccaagctgaacaaggccCTCACCGATGCCCTGTAA
- a CDS encoding putative intracellular protein transport protein (Sat1) (predicted protein): MPSDIQVFVKWKDQTIFAGEDVECTITFKNVAEGNVESNNGRQLSPQRKPSRPGSSTPHSDSFFSLKSPRNLFSNPNRRSSTTFSRRSPSHRVSSSLSSPLVGSHSFPPPATPRNGPPPGHKHKRSISILSIDSEGGGDRTPKTSSPFTRSRPARGHGRSASLQVVPKRFEGYDDIFPKGGRHTTRGVPPPESPMNVSPQSLRVDVDAAARASRSRSGTMSPIKSAESPRGPARRPQLPPMDFKFPPPASDTSNHRSGASPTIPAGEHSNAVTVAKPNGKESSALAAPGHLPQLTKIMSTSSLSGSHRSSGEFYSVGNNSSETLQSEYTNYSMTVPRTPVSRHGRHMSSVDSAAWLPNGQTLLMGYAQISASFTVDGSLINQSAFEEVKRKGVVGDQGNAAGMSNGRSAASSDKNRKGGGFWGAFKWNAIEESINGLLSNNELDGLRDMRGVTSSRSIPLLSTSQSLLFVDLRLAPGEEQSYSFSFTLPRGLPASHKGKAIKISYNLVIGTQRPSVRNEPQRVNRITIPFRVFSGVDGQGDILGHDLMNPYVLLRDEARVQKVGPSPPPSTKSKSISGTTWNSAPEFLGYVDDILEQRSQGALLQPPETPLEKRPSHDLSLGPLSCKDAIDLAILRSNQALNSSRSPNRFEIARNGHRIAVVVLNRPAHRLGETIIATVNFAGTALPCYAVRATLETSEKVTGSLAVRSGASIRRATRKVHASFFENTLYSTRVVFSPAIPISATPTILTTGVNHEWELRFEFVTPNMHADSGVGPSGATLLETVHEDDRGRIMNALENIGCESFEITIPITVYGETVRERLPEENEGYSI, translated from the exons ATGCCGTCGGACATCCAAGTCTTTGTGAAATGGAAAGATCAGACAATATTCGCCGGTGAAGATGTGGAATGTACAATAACCTTCAAGAACGTTGCGGAGGGAAACGTAGAGAGCAACAATGGCAGACAACTCTCACCTCAAAGGAAACCGTCTCGACCGGGCAGTAGCACGCCTCACTCAgactccttcttctccttgaaatCGCCGAGAAATCTATTTTCCAACCCGAATCGCCGATCCTCCACGACCTTCTCGAGGAGAAGCCCATCCCATCGCGTTTCCTCATCGTTAAGTTCACCATTGGTCGGTTCCCATAGCTTTCCGCCTCCTGCGACGCCTCGCAATGGCCCACCCCCCGGTCACAAGCATAAGCGCTCCATTTCGATATTATCAATTGATAGTGAAGGAGGTGGGGATAGGACCCCCAAGACGTCTTCGCCCTTCACCCGCTCAAGGCCAGCCAGAGGGCATGGGCGTTCTGCAAGTTTGCAGGTGGTACCAAAGCGATTCGAAGGTTATGATGACATATTTCCTAAGG GTGGACGTCATACCACGCGGGGTGTCCCACCTCCTGAATCGCCCATGAACGTCTCTCCGCAAAGTCTACGAGTCGATGTGGACGCGGCGGCCAGGGCTAGTCGTTCTAGATCTGGTACGATGAGCCCGATCAAATCAGCCGAATCACCGCGGGGGCCTGCGCGTCGACCTCAACTACCTCCAATGGACTTCAAATTCCCACCTCCCGCGAGCGACACGAGCAACCATCGATCCGGCGCATCACCAACAATACCGGCTGGGGAGCATAGCAACGCAGTAACGGTAGCAAAGCCGAATGGTAAAGAGTCCTCTGCCTTAGCTGCGCCAGGTCACTTGCCGCAGCTCACCAAGATTATGTCGACGTCGAGTTTGAGTGGAAGCCATAGAAGCAGCGGCGAATTCTACTCTGTCGGGAATAATTCCTCGGAAACTTTGCAGTCGGAATACACGAACTACTCTATGACAGTCCCACGAACACCTGTCTCTCGACACGGACGACACATGTCCAGCGTTGACTCTGCGGCCTGGCTGCCCAACGGTCAGACGTTGCTCATGGGTTATGCCCAGATCAGCGCATCATTTACAGTGGATGGCTCACTGATCAACCAATCGGCTTTTGAGGAAGTCAAGAGGAAAGGCGTAGTGGGTGACCAAGGGAATGCTGCCGGTATGTCCAATGGACGAAGCGCCGCAAGCAGCGACAAGAACCGTAAAGGAGGTGGTTTCTGGGGCGCGTTTAAATGGAACGCAATAGAGGAGTCCATTAACGGTCTACTTTCCAAcaatgagcttgatggtCTACGCGATATGCGAGGTGTCACCTCATCACGATCGATACCGTTACTATCCACATCCCAGTCGCTTCTCTTTGTGGATCTCCGGCTAGCACCCGGAGAAGAGCAATCCtactccttttccttcactttACCGCGTGGCCTCCCAGCGAGCCACAAAGGAAAGGCTATAAAGATCTCCTATAACCTAGTCATTGGCACACAACGACCAAGTGTCCGGAATGAACCGCAGCGTGTCAACCGCATTACTATACCGTTCCGGGTATTTAGCGGCGTGGATG GTCAAGGGGATATCCTTGGCCATGACTTGATGAACCCCTATGTGCTTCTCCGAGATGAAGCAAGAGTACAGAAGGTTGGGCCGAGTCCGCCGCCATCTACCAAATCCAAGAGTATCAGCGGTACCACGTGGAACTCAGCGCCTGAGTTCTTAGGCTATGTGGATGATATTCTCGAACAACGCTCCCAAGGTGCTCTTCTACAGCCCCCCGAGACTCCTCTTGAAAAGCGCCCAAGCCACGACCTGTCGTTGGGCCCGCTGTCCTGCAAGGATGCTATTGATCTCGCGATTCTGCGAAGCAACCAGGCTCTTAACTCGTCACGCAGCCCCAATCGATTTGAGATTGCACGCAATGGGCATCGGATTGCCGTTGTGGTGCTCAATCGACCAGCTCATCGTTTAGGGGAAACCATCATTGCTACGGTGAACTTTGCCGGTACCGCGCTTCCCTGCTATGCGGTTCGGGCCACGCTAGAGACATCGGAGAAAGTGACTGGGTCATTAGCAGTGCGGTCTGGCGCAAGTATCCGCCGTGCCACTCGAAAAGTACatgcttccttcttcgaaaACACCCTGTATTCCACGCGAGTCGTCTTTAGCCCTGCTATCCCCATCTCTGCCACTCCTACGATATTAACTACTGGAGTCAACCATGAGTGGGAACTACGGTTTGAGTTTGTGACGCCAAACATGCACGCTGACTCTGGAGTCGGCCCGTCTGGCGCTACATTACTCGAAACCGTGCATGAAGACGACCGGGGACGGATTATGAATGCTTTAGAGAACATCGGGTGTGAGTCGTTTGAGATTACGATCCCTATTACAGTATATGGGGAGACAGTCCGAGAAAGACTCCCCGAGGAGAATGAAGGGTACTCTATATAA